A region of Candidatus Megaera polyxenophila DNA encodes the following proteins:
- a CDS encoding DNA polymerase I, with protein sequence MNSESQNKQLLIIDGYGFVFRAYHVQPPLMSPDGQPVGAIYGFTSMLLKIINDFRPEYAVVVLDSKGKNFRHDLFKEYKAHRPPAPEELLSQLPIVQSAAEALNFCVLSKEGFEADDIIATLAKNCTDDNVKAVIVSSDKDLLQLMDDGVKIYDPVKSKFVHQEDVLAKFGVLPNKVREVQALVGDASDNIPGVKGIGPKTASELINNFGDLAGIYNCIDQVKNNRQRDLLLNYKAQAFLSWQLVGLDQNVEVPYNLNLFALTGKQESKIIEFIAKYGFKSLNKRIETLFNIKIENKVNIEIPKELTLQEFQPKKIAINSAQSLSELKNKIERFGLVAVTLEENDSHITVSISLENQIYLLNYNPHKSTYAVDLFSYAKNDSTVLDHNNFIDELFANYSIKKITANLKNLYKNFSGPLNSFEDLNLMDYCLSAGSKEKSIHEIINYYAEKNIDKSLPDISLSQYFLECYSEMQKQLFRQKTLHLYKTIDLPLCRILHNMEAYGIKIDITCLQKLSTEFQKEIEMLEKEIFSYCGQEFNIASPKQLGGILFDKLQLPFSKISGKSKTYGTGVEILEKLSDEGYEITDLILKYRHLTKLKNTYTDALPKQVDPITSRLHTTFLQTSTTTGRLSSNNPNVQNIPIRTPEGNNIRAAFIAPAGYKLISADYSQIELRILSHVANIQALKEAFTKGEDIHKQTASQIFGVEMDKVTPELRRNAKAINFGIIYGISSFGLAKNLNITKKAAADYIAKYFQEYPGIEKYMADTINFARQNLYVENLLGRRCYIPMINNKNHSLRSFAERAAINAPMQSLTADIAKMAMIAIDRKLQANLLKTTMTLQIHDELVFEAPLSEVESVTKLIKSTMENIIALDVPIKVDISHGDNWQEI encoded by the coding sequence ATGAATAGTGAATCTCAAAACAAGCAATTGCTAATAATTGACGGATATGGTTTTGTTTTTAGAGCGTATCATGTACAGCCCCCTCTTATGTCGCCGGACGGGCAGCCAGTAGGAGCTATTTATGGTTTTACTTCGATGCTTTTAAAAATAATTAATGATTTTAGACCAGAATATGCCGTAGTGGTTTTAGATAGTAAAGGCAAAAATTTCCGCCATGATTTGTTTAAAGAATATAAAGCACATCGTCCCCCTGCTCCAGAAGAACTTCTTTCTCAGCTACCGATAGTTCAAAGCGCAGCCGAAGCCCTTAATTTTTGTGTCCTCTCTAAGGAAGGGTTTGAAGCAGACGACATTATTGCAACTCTGGCAAAAAATTGTACCGATGATAATGTTAAAGCTGTTATCGTTTCATCTGATAAGGATCTGCTACAGCTAATGGATGATGGGGTTAAAATTTATGATCCGGTAAAGTCAAAATTTGTCCACCAAGAGGATGTTTTAGCAAAATTTGGGGTGTTACCAAATAAGGTCAGAGAAGTGCAAGCTCTTGTCGGGGATGCGTCCGATAATATTCCAGGAGTAAAAGGCATAGGCCCTAAAACCGCCTCTGAATTAATAAATAATTTCGGGGATTTAGCAGGTATATATAACTGTATAGACCAGGTTAAAAATAATAGGCAAAGGGATTTATTGCTCAACTACAAAGCTCAAGCTTTTCTATCCTGGCAACTAGTAGGGCTAGATCAAAATGTTGAAGTTCCTTATAATCTGAATTTATTTGCGTTAACTGGTAAGCAAGAATCAAAAATTATTGAATTTATTGCAAAATATGGATTTAAATCTCTAAATAAAAGAATTGAAACTTTGTTTAATATTAAAATTGAGAATAAGGTTAATATTGAAATACCAAAGGAATTGACACTACAAGAGTTCCAACCCAAGAAAATAGCCATTAATTCAGCTCAATCCTTATCTGAGTTAAAAAACAAAATAGAAAGGTTTGGTTTAGTAGCAGTAACTTTAGAAGAAAATGATTCGCATATAACTGTTTCTATTTCTTTAGAAAATCAAATTTACTTGCTTAATTATAATCCGCACAAATCAACTTATGCAGTAGATTTGTTTTCTTATGCAAAAAATGATTCTACAGTATTAGACCACAACAATTTTATTGACGAATTATTTGCAAATTACTCTATAAAAAAAATCACTGCTAATTTAAAAAATTTATATAAAAATTTTTCTGGCCCGTTAAATAGCTTCGAAGATTTAAACCTTATGGATTATTGCCTTTCTGCAGGTAGCAAAGAAAAATCCATTCATGAAATAATAAATTATTATGCCGAGAAAAATATCGATAAATCTTTGCCTGATATAAGCTTATCCCAATATTTTCTTGAATGTTATAGCGAAATGCAGAAACAGCTTTTTAGGCAGAAAACGCTGCATTTATATAAAACGATTGACTTACCTTTATGTAGAATTTTGCATAACATGGAAGCTTACGGTATTAAAATCGATATCACGTGTTTACAAAAATTATCAACTGAGTTTCAAAAAGAAATAGAGATGCTTGAAAAAGAGATTTTCTCATACTGCGGGCAAGAATTTAATATTGCATCGCCAAAGCAACTTGGTGGGATTTTATTTGATAAGTTGCAGTTGCCGTTTTCAAAAATATCCGGTAAATCGAAAACCTATGGCACCGGTGTAGAAATTCTCGAGAAGTTAAGTGATGAAGGATACGAAATTACTGACTTAATTTTAAAATACCGACATTTAACAAAACTAAAAAATACTTATACTGATGCTTTGCCTAAACAAGTTGATCCCATAACTAGTAGGTTACATACCACTTTTCTACAAACATCTACTACAACTGGACGTTTAAGCTCAAATAACCCAAATGTTCAGAATATCCCAATCCGCACGCCAGAAGGTAATAACATCAGAGCTGCCTTTATTGCTCCTGCAGGGTATAAATTAATTTCGGCAGATTATTCTCAAATAGAACTCAGAATTTTAAGCCATGTAGCAAATATACAGGCTCTTAAAGAAGCATTTACAAAAGGAGAGGATATCCATAAACAAACTGCCAGTCAGATTTTTGGTGTAGAAATGGATAAAGTAACACCAGAGTTAAGAAGAAATGCCAAAGCAATTAACTTTGGGATTATTTACGGTATTAGTTCATTTGGCCTTGCGAAAAATCTCAATATTACTAAAAAAGCTGCAGCAGACTATATAGCAAAATATTTTCAGGAATATCCAGGTATTGAAAAATATATGGCAGATACTATTAATTTTGCCCGCCAAAACCTTTATGTAGAAAATCTGCTTGGCAGAAGATGTTATATTCCGATGATTAATAACAAAAATCATAGTTTGCGTTCTTTTGCAGAAAGAGCAGCTATAAATGCTCCGATGCAAAGCCTTACTGCTGATATTGCAAAGATGGCAATGATTGCCATAGATAGGAAATTACAAGCAAACTTACTAAAA
- a CDS encoding hypothetical protein (transcription termination factor Rho), producing the protein MTIEENEYPKVSDNNSLSRTLKIRKTIKSPLNPSEESLGINYPKSSSLEDKALVNNHVAENVPERENEPSELEMVTGIKERKVRRINEFPSSKKSQDAEQTKRQNTEESKESNGVRVTLRQLKQKSPEELQSQAEALGIENASSLLKQELVFAILKKIVDQGGHISGEGVLEILPDGFGFLRSPDANYLAGPDDIYVSPNQIRRFGLKKGDTVEGQIRAPKAGERYFALLKLSKVNFEDNENAYHRVHFDNLTPLYPDEKLLLEMDNENKDFSTRTIELVAPMGKGQRALIVAPPRTGKTVLLQNIAHAITTNHPEVYLMVLLIDERPEEVTDMQRSVKGEVVSSTFDEPAARHVQLAEMVIEKAKRLVEHKKDVVILLDSITRLARAYNTVVPSSGKVLTGGVDANALQRPKRFFGAARNIENGGSLTIIATALIETGSRMDEVIFEEFKGTGNSEIVLDRKVADKRIYPAIDITKSGTRKEELLVDRAILSKMWVLRRIINPMGTVDAMEFLLSKFKETKTNNEFFNSMNS; encoded by the coding sequence ATGACAATAGAAGAAAACGAATATCCAAAAGTTTCCGATAATAATTCCTTAAGTAGAACTTTAAAAATTAGAAAAACTATTAAATCACCGCTTAATCCTTCGGAAGAATCTTTAGGTATAAACTATCCAAAGTCCTCTTCTTTAGAAGACAAAGCTTTAGTAAACAACCATGTAGCAGAAAATGTTCCTGAAAGAGAAAATGAGCCATCCGAGCTCGAAATGGTCACTGGAATAAAAGAAAGAAAGGTACGCAGAATTAATGAATTCCCTTCTTCTAAAAAATCCCAAGATGCTGAACAGACAAAACGGCAGAATACGGAAGAGTCGAAAGAAAGCAACGGTGTGAGAGTAACGTTAAGGCAATTAAAGCAAAAGTCGCCAGAAGAACTCCAATCCCAAGCTGAGGCGCTGGGAATAGAAAATGCCAGTTCTTTATTAAAGCAAGAACTAGTTTTTGCAATTCTGAAAAAAATTGTTGATCAAGGTGGCCATATTTCCGGTGAAGGGGTTCTAGAAATACTGCCTGATGGATTTGGTTTTTTAAGATCACCAGATGCTAATTACTTAGCGGGGCCTGATGATATTTATGTTTCGCCTAATCAAATACGGCGGTTTGGTTTAAAAAAGGGTGATACTGTAGAAGGTCAGATTAGAGCGCCTAAAGCTGGAGAAAGATACTTTGCCTTGCTTAAACTAAGTAAAGTTAATTTTGAAGATAATGAAAACGCTTACCATCGAGTTCATTTTGATAATCTAACACCTTTATATCCTGATGAAAAATTACTCCTTGAGATGGATAATGAAAATAAGGATTTTAGTACAAGAACAATAGAGCTTGTGGCCCCTATGGGTAAGGGACAAAGAGCCTTAATAGTCGCACCGCCGAGAACCGGAAAAACTGTTCTGCTACAAAACATTGCCCATGCAATTACTACTAATCACCCAGAAGTATATTTGATGGTTCTTCTTATAGATGAGCGACCAGAGGAAGTAACAGATATGCAACGCTCTGTTAAAGGTGAAGTAGTTAGTTCTACCTTCGATGAACCGGCAGCAAGACACGTGCAATTGGCTGAAATGGTCATTGAGAAAGCAAAACGATTAGTTGAACATAAGAAAGATGTTGTGATATTATTAGATTCAATAACTAGATTAGCAAGAGCCTATAATACTGTGGTGCCATCGTCAGGAAAGGTTCTAACTGGAGGGGTAGATGCAAACGCCCTACAAAGACCTAAAAGGTTTTTCGGTGCTGCACGTAATATAGAGAATGGCGGTTCGTTAACTATTATTGCCACCGCATTAATTGAAACTGGTTCGAGAATGGATGAGGTAATATTTGAAGAATTTAAAGGTACTGGTAATTCTGAAATCGTTCTTGACCGTAAAGTTGCAGATAAGAGAATCTATCCAGCCATTGATATCACCAAATCTGGTACTAGAAAGGAAGAATTACTTGTTGATAGAGCAATACTTTCGAAAATGTGGGTTTTACG